A section of the Triticum dicoccoides isolate Atlit2015 ecotype Zavitan chromosome 7A, WEW_v2.0, whole genome shotgun sequence genome encodes:
- the LOC119330641 gene encoding epoxide hydrolase A-like isoform X2, with protein MASDGVITHRNVDVNGVRLHVAEAGPAGAPVVLLLHGFPELWYTWRHQMPALAAAGYRAVAPDMRGYGDSDAPSGGPDQYTALHVVGDLVALVDSLGQKQVFVVAHDWGALIAWSLCLFRPDRVKALVALSVAFNPRNPAVKPVDAFRALYGDDYYVCRFQNMGSNFTMDRS; from the coding sequence ATGGCCTCCGACGGCGTGATCACGCACCGCAACGTCGACGTGAACGGGGTGCGCCTGCACGTCGCGGAGGCCGGGCCGGCGGGCGCGCCCGTGGTGCTGCTGCTGCACGGGTTCCCGGAGCTGTGGTACACCTGGCGGCACCAGATGCCCGCGCTGGCCGCGGCGGGCTACCGCGCCGTCGCGCCTGACATGCGCGGCTACGGTGACTCCGACGCGCCCTCCGGCGGCCCGGACCAGTACACCGCGCTGCATGTCGTCGGCGACCTCGTCGCGCTCGTCGACTCCCTCGGCCAGAAGCAGGTCTTCGTGGTGGCGCACGACTGGGGCGCCTTGATAGCCTGGAGCCTCTGCCTGTTCCGGCCGGATAGGGTGAAGGCACTGGTCGCCTTGAGCGTCGCCTTCAACCCTCGGAACCCGGCGGTGAAGCCCGTGGACGCCTTCAGGGCTCTGTACGGGGATGACTACTACGTCTGCCGCTTCCAG